A stretch of DNA from Temnothorax longispinosus isolate EJ_2023e chromosome 2, Tlon_JGU_v1, whole genome shotgun sequence:
attcTGGGAAATCTGCCGGGAGGGAGTTTCGCCTCGGAGGTGATAAAAGgaccgccgctgcgccgcggaatCGATTTCCCTCGCAGATCACCGCTAGTCACCGCTTTTCTATACCGCTTAAACCGCTTTTCGCATAGATAGTCGCACGCGCTTGCTTTCACCGCTTTGCCGTATAACTTCTGTGCGCCCTCACGGCTTCGCTTTCTTCGctggaaaaaaagaacactacattttgtaaatacaaactttatttttctgttactTGCTGTGTCGTTACTTGTGATCGTCTCGTTATCTCCCGCTACACCGCGCtaccgcgtgctctcgaacaaCATACGCGCACTCATGAATATTCTGAATCAACTCCCGGACTTCGCGAAGTTCGAGAGCGAATTTCTGCAAACCTGCGACCGATCTGAATGAACTGTTTTCGTTATCTCGAAAGGAATGTTAAGAGATGTACATATTTATGGATATTTCGATCTTAGGAAGAACCGAATTTCTCGCGAATAATATTCGAATTCTGAATTCCAATTGAGAATCctgcgaataaaataaaattaataaaaataaaagattattgatCCGCGATTGTTCGACTGATTTATGGTTCGATTAGGAGATACCGATGAACTCTCGTTTCTTCGAGTACTCAtccaagattttaatttactcCGAAATTTTATCGATTCTTATGTGTCTTcaattgtatttaaatgttaaaagatgtacatacatattttgaCCTTAGAAAGAATCGAATTTCTCGCGAATAATATATACGAATTTTGAGAACCAATAGAATTGTTGCGatttaattgaaacaaaaGATTCTGTTTCGACCGACTTAGGTTCGAGACATTGAATTCTTGTCGAACTCTTCGAGTACTCATCAATTACTCATTCAAATTTACTCCGAAACTTCGACGATTCCCACATACATCTTCAATTGTATTTAAATCGGAGTCAGTAATCGCCTTGAGAGACTACACTACAATTCTTAGGCATCCCGATATTTTTTGCCATTCGAGATCTTAGATGAGGCTTTTCGCACCTGTTAAAATCATCGAATACCAAAAAGTTACTTTATCCTGAGTCATTCGACTGCGCGACTCATTCGAGTTTGAGTCTGACTGGGCCCTGATGAGCAGAGCATCAACGAAGTCAGGATGGCCGAGCGGTCTAAGGCGCTGCGTTCAGGTCGCAGTCCACTTCTGTGGGCGTGGGTTCGAATCCCACTTCtgacaattctttttttttttttatttgagaaattatgGAGTAACTGGAGTATCGTAATGATTTAAATaggaaataatttacattcaaatatgtatatatattatattaaaaaaaaccgatcaattacatatatttatattgaattacATAAGACGCATATTTTCAGGTTTTCTGAACGCAATCGTGCAACGATTGCATTGCTGCACCCTGCGGACTGTGCGCGCATAGTGCATTGCATACACGGCTATCGGGCTATAACGTCAGTGTCAAAGTTGGGCGATCGTCGTCAACATGGCGGACGGCGACTTGCTCGTCACTATTTCGGGCACGGCGCTTTCGCTGCTGTTCTACGAAAATGTGCGCAGCGTCGGCGAGCAGGTAAAACGAATCGCATATCGATCTTGTCAACAAATTCTCACGACTCCTTCGTTGCGTGCGAAACTCCGTCCCTGGAAGGCGGACGGTATTTCCACTGTCGTATAACCTCTCGGCGCTACGACGCTCGCCAACGGTAAGAGAAACTGACGTTACGTATAATTCTTGCAGATGGGCTTCCTCCTCGGAGAGGTGCTCGAATTCATCGTCAAGACCTATACCGATTCCGACAATCAAGTGGAGACCGTCAAGATTCACATTAGTGAGTATAGTCGCCTCGATAATTCGTGTCTTTCGTGTAAAcaacgaaagagaaaaagagcgtTCGAGTGCAGAAGTTACACCTCGACACGGGGACAAATCCATTTTTAACTGCAGGAGGTGCAGATAAAAAGTGCACGTTACGAATGTTTAAAGTACTTTTCTATCTCGAGAGTCGAAGAGTATTCGGTAGCTTTTTTGTACTGTAAAGTCGGATTTATAAAGAGATTTAAAATCACTCCGTTTTGCGGGAAGAACGGTGAAGTGTTGAAAGGTGGCATGGTTTTAGGATTAAGAAGTCTGTCGGCGAATGAATAAAAATCTGGAGTAGTTAAGGCttgagaattaattaatatatctgtgGCTCAATTAACGatttattttaacgatttaTTTCAACGATTATTCATTATAAATGCGAAAGTTCTTATATATGAAGTGTCATAAACTTTCAagttaaaaatcttaattttgttaaaacaagtatatcgtatattaacatttaaagcagAAAACTGGCGTGCATTTCTACGCAAGAGGagcgtaattatttaatagaaactGCTACGTGAAtagagtatataattataaatttaaatggtAACGTTCACACATAACGTAATTGGTGgatattttcagttttatgaACCTTTAGATAAGAGAAATTTTAGATAACCCTAGATAAGAAAAAGCCATATTAAGATGTGTTGAGTTTAGATATTCGGTTGTTTTCATagtttaattgaatttaaatgttcagatatttttttctattatctgCGTCTGTCAGGAAGACTTAATCGGTCTAATAATGTAAACCGGAATGAGATAATTGATGATAAAACCTTATCAACTTTCACGGCTTGATTATGACTATTGCTgctattattgttattgttgcTGTTACtcttaaggccattgcacgtaacaaagttttagtcataatcgtaaggctgtaaaaaaaaatagaccaatcacagtcaattattcgacttgagctcgaagaattagagtgtgattggtctattttttttacggcTTTACGATTataactaaaactttgttacgtgcaatgacctttattttcattattgttattgttataatttattcgattAAAAACGCTGCAAACACTTTCAGACGTGGAGACCATTGTGACGTGTCCCCTGGTGGATCTTTTACACGACTCCACCGGCCGGGTCAACAAGGAGAAATTGAAGGATTTTGTGCGTGACAAGAGCAAGCAGGTTATTGGTTGGTTCCACTTCCGCAGAAATACTAGTAGCTTGATGCCGACGATGAGGGACAAGATACTGCATAAGCAATTTGCCTCGCACTTCTCCGAGAACAATTGCAGGGAAGACTTCTTCCTCACTTGCCTCCTCAACGCCTCCACCTCCGAAACACACGGTACCCACAAGTTTCGACATGTGTTCCTAAGGCATAAGCGAGGGTAAGTATCgcagaatttaatttagaattaccTTTAGATACCTTTCATTCGTAAAACAATCTTTGATTTgactctttattttaaatattaatataaaatttgtcagtaatttttgtacaaacaACTGTTTAAGATGTGAATAGcacgattaataaaaaatatttagtaaaataaatgagtAATATGCCACGAGAAGAAATAAACGAGCGACGAaagtttctttatattatatcttgacTTGCAATTTGTACTAGGATGTTTGAGCCGATTCCTCTGAGAATAAACAATCTGGGTGACGATGCATCCAGACATGATGGTTCAGATTATAAGCCAACACCTGTTAGAAAAGCCACGCGCGCACCAGATGGCTTCACCGAACTGATAGAATCATTGAGGTGagtaaacatttattaacgCAGCAACTATTAGATTATTGTATCaagttgtattttttgtttcccagaataaattatttttataattgacgttttttttatgtaaagtaTGAAATCTAATCAATAAGCAGtttatcagaaaaatatttattttgtaaaaatgttttgtaaaacTAAAATTTCCGAATCATCTAGTGTTTCAACattgtacaatataattatgttggTGACTCTTTAGACATATATTCTTTAGATTGGACACGACGAGAACAAGTGGATTAGAGTCCGCCATGATGATCCAGAAGGCGGCCGAACGGCATCTGATGTCACTGATTCCGAAAGTGTGCGAGAGCGAGCTGGAAGTGGCCGAATTGGAGAGGCAAGTGCGCGAACTGAAAGACAAGATCGCAGCGCAGCAATTGACCAGAAAAACGAAGGTGAACGGTGAGAGCTACGAGAGGACCTCTAAAGCAAGCAGGGAGAATTGTTTTTCAGAGAAAATCGATTCCTCGACGAAAGATGAGATGAAAATTGGAGATGAAATGCGTTTCCAAAGGGAACACACCCCGTCCTGCGTATGTCATCTTAAAAACTTGAATTAAATATGGAATATTCTAGATttattgcacatttttttcaatttacaaatttttttcactcaattttgaattaattccGTTTATCGAAGATATGATAGAGGCACAATTTTCTCCATagtttttctatgttttattgttaaatatttcaattaatcaattaGCTTACTGTTACAAGCTCTAAATTACAAACTCTAAAAcagacattaattttaatgtacaaaatattatccTATAGGCCCAGCCAGTTACCTCTAATAGCCGGACACCGTGCCGCAATACCGCCGCCTGCATCGCTAAAAGTATCGTAAGCCAGGAAAAAAATCGCCGTTTAGGACGCAACAGCCTGCAAGAAGATAGCAACCAACAGCAAAAATCCTCCTTTGCTAACAGCAGGCGTCCCGGAATTCCGGAAATTATCACCGAGTCGATCTGCCAGGAAGGTAGCGAGACAAGTATGGGTAGAGGTAGAGGAAGCGGTCGAGGTAATCCTGAATTCACGCCGGGAATGAAGAAAGTACGTCGTAGTCCAGGTACACCCCAGGTGCATTCCACCCGGGAGAGAAGCATCACTCCGGAACAGGATTTCTCTGACGCCGAGTGTTCTGCTGCCGTATCCCTTAGCTCCTCTGTTCTCAGGTGAGGGGCTGGGggcaaagaaaattaaataggaAGAACAACAAGGGACAACAAGATCGTTAAAAaagtatcattttttttttgaaaaatgagaactgatttaaaaacaaaaaaattcaggagaaacagtttttttatttatttaattagagtaaaagaaataaagatttgaaaggaaaaaaattcctATGAGAAAATTGATTTCCTTTTGACGAAAGCAAAGAATTTCTCTCCAAgttttcaacaaataaaatggataacgaataaaattttattgatgtaAATAGAatacatttgtttatttcaatAGTACTTAATTTTATCCCAGGTCTTACCAGGTAGTAAAAAAGAGAAGTCCGAATAAATGCACAACATTGGACATTTGAGTGGAGAAATCAAACCCTGGAAAAATTGGACTTTCAGACTCAAACTTTAGACGTTCAAAACTTTAAAGATTTGAAGGAATAcaaggaaaaaaaggagaaatttCTTTGTCATAAAAAGCGATCCAAAGgatccaaaaaaattgaagaaaatttgaagaaattggaaaaatatattcgagaaaaagatgaaagttTCAGAgtttaataagattaaaagaaatatgaaggAAACTGCGCTTGAATTTTTTGAAGGGAGAATACACGGCGATTAGAAGCGATTTTTGTATcgattattctatttataggTGCCTTAAATTTTGCGGAAAAATTCGAAGACCTAATTAAAGGTTCGACAAAAGATTAATTACCcatttcgtttttttatttcatatttgtcATTTggtttatattgtttattgtgccattacatatatgtacgaaGTTGAACatgttttattacaaaatgtgtAAGCTTTTAGTTAGTATGcactaattattaaagacattttgtaaataaaaggGCACAAAATGGttgttatttcattttgtgttgtataaataaaacaatagttaatatataattacataattaataatatcctAGTTGATTCTTTGACTGCAAACGGGATACATCTAGTATTGTGATAAGAGCGagcaacattttaaataaataatgaaaagcgTTGTTAATCTATCATAGTTgacatttgttattttatatcgattaatatggaaattaaatttgaaatgtcGCAATTGGAATTGTGCATTTCTATCGCGCGtatttttttgagaaaaaaaaaaaacatttttacgacCTACAGccaaagagaagaaaagaaaactaatatcacgaaaaaaacgaaaatccAAAAATTGTGAAACTGTAAGAGTCTAGGAATCTAAATATCACAGAAATTCGAGTACCTTAAGATACTcagacaatttaaaatttaggaAGTATGGAAGTTTAACATTGAAATTCGAGGTATATCGAAATTCAGAAATTCTAgggaatcaaattaaaattacacagagataaaaattgaaaattgactTAAGGGAATGCGATTTTAGAATATATCCGCAAGATTGTTCGGCACCCCGGTGACTTCCCAGATGGTGGCTGCCAGTCTGCGAGAATGTTCCAGGACACAAGTCGACGTAGTTAGTCCTAAGTGTACGCAGTATAGTTCGTAGATTCGTACTTTGCTCGGCGAGAGTTTTGGAAAACACGTCTCAGTTAATTTTCTGCACATGAAAAAATAAGCTAGATAAATGAATCTTTCGTgacattatatactttattctattttattaatattaagatccttttgataataaaatgtattttattatcaaatatatttttaaatgtttaatggcaaattaaaatacacaaaagaGAAACAATTTAATTGAAGAATGTAGTAACAAACCTGTAATAGTCTCCGCAAAGTATACCCGGTACTGGGAAATTTTTCATGACATAGTTCAGATAGACCTTACATTTCGGTGGTGAACATCCCTGCAAATATGACAAGGGGTTAATATAACATCTActtgtgtgtatacatatatctatacatataaagtatatatctatatactttatatcttATGTGTTACTTCGACACATAAAATGAAGAGTGTCtcgtaatgtaaaatttaattttctatgtaCAAATATCCGTAAAATATTTGTGCAATAACGGggtagaatttaataattatttttatatattattatatttaatataatacaactgCACATACGGAACTGTCCTCAAACCATAGAAAGTAGGAATAATTGAATGTAGTGTCCTTCCACATAACTGATAGATGACCCTCTTGTAAATGCATTCTGCTTTGCTCAACCATATTccaaatctatatataaaaacaattatttttagttatatcAGAATCTTTGAAAATCACtacaagtattttatttagatcTCTGCAAATTCAAAGAACCAACTTAAAATAATGTCTCGATAAAACTCACTTTTTTCATTGTGAGAGCAAGCGTTTCCGTGCTCGTGAAATCCAGTGTAGGTGCCACGAGTCTGTGAGTACTCCTGTCGATGTAGATAAAATGCACTAGACCTGGAAACTCCTCAAGATATTTGTTGATAGTTAGGGAAGTTCTTGTGGAAAAACACGTAATATTAAGGAggcatattaaataaaaaagatgcaTGTGCAATATGTAATGTGccaatttaaaagtttttagaTATTTCTAAACAAAGAATTTAGATTCTTCTAaacaaagtat
This window harbors:
- the LOC139808603 gene encoding BRISC complex subunit FAM175B isoform X2, whose translation is MADGDLLVTISGTALSLLFYENVRSVGEQMGFLLGEVLEFIVKTYTDSDNQVETVKIHINVETIVTCPLVDLLHDSTGRVNKEKLKDFVRDKSKQVIGWFHFRRNTSSLMPTMRDKILHKQFASHFSENNCREDFFLTCLLNASTSETHGTHKFRHVFLRHKRGMFEPIPLRINNLGDDASRHDGSDYKPTPVRKATRAPDGFTELIESLRLDTTRTSGLESAMMIQKAAERHLMSLIPKVCESELEVAELERQVRELKDKIAAQQLTRKTKVNGESYERTSKASRENCFSEKIDSSTKDEMKIGDEMRFQREHTPSCAQPVTSNSRTPCRNTAACIAKSIVSQEKNRRLGRNSLQEDSNQQQKSSFANSRRPGIPEIITESICQEGSETSMGRGRGSGRGNPEFTPGMKKVRRSPGTPQVHSTRERSITPEQDFSDAECSAAVSLSSSVLRSYQVVKKRSPNKCTTLDI
- the LOC139808603 gene encoding BRISC complex subunit FAM175B isoform X1; translated protein: MADGDLLVTISGTALSLLFYENVRSVGEQMGFLLGEVLEFIVKTYTDSDNQVETVKIHINVETIVTCPLVDLLHDSTGRVNKEKLKDFVRDKSKQVIGWFHFRRNTSSLMPTMRDKILHKQFASHFSENNCREDFFLTCLLNASTSETHGTHKFRHVFLRHKRGMFEPIPLRINNLGDDASRHDGSDYKPTPVRKATRAPDGFTELIESLRHIFFRLDTTRTSGLESAMMIQKAAERHLMSLIPKVCESELEVAELERQVRELKDKIAAQQLTRKTKVNGESYERTSKASRENCFSEKIDSSTKDEMKIGDEMRFQREHTPSCAQPVTSNSRTPCRNTAACIAKSIVSQEKNRRLGRNSLQEDSNQQQKSSFANSRRPGIPEIITESICQEGSETSMGRGRGSGRGNPEFTPGMKKVRRSPGTPQVHSTRERSITPEQDFSDAECSAAVSLSSSVLRSYQVVKKRSPNKCTTLDI